A genomic window from Triticum urartu cultivar G1812 chromosome 7, Tu2.1, whole genome shotgun sequence includes:
- the LOC125523764 gene encoding mediator of RNA polymerase II transcription subunit 11 — translation MSSLVQSSSLERLHHVEKRIVRVLELAGTVMEELGNSQGPRGEAVVAHCREFMLYMKEIQTTLREEIKSACEYRPFEMCDYSARIANEICCKKLEYVIEKMDAMQLNIEHSTNEV, via the exons ATGTCTTCCCTGGTCCAGAGCAGCTCGCTCGAGCGCCTCCACCACGTCGAGAAG CGGATAGTGCGGGTGCTGGAGCTGGCGGGGACGGTCATGGAGGAGCTGGGGAACTCGCAGGGTCCCCGCGGCGAGGCCGTCGTCGCCCACTGCCGCGAGTTCATGCTCTACATGAAG GAAATTCAAACTACATTGCGTGAGGAAATAAAAAGTGCTTGTGAATACCGGCCATTTGAGATGTGTGACTACAGTGCAAGGATTGCTAACGAGATTTGTTGCAAAAAGCTGGAGTATGTGATTGAGAAGATGGATGCCATGCAACTGAACATTGAGCACAGCACCAATGAAGTTTAG